One stretch of Aquimarina sp. Aq107 DNA includes these proteins:
- a CDS encoding TonB-dependent receptor domain-containing protein has translation MKRNILCIVFLLVVNHIFAQDCTKTLSGRVIDFHDGVSLEGATITFNNTIIKTDSNGMYKISGLCATSYAFTISHEDCNSQVVTIDINEISNKDFYLEHHLNELLEVKVSGNNRTKTSSSQEETINKDVIERYSSAALGDALREITGVSSLNTGSTIVKPIIQGLSGSRVLIMNNGVRMQDMEWGDEHAPNVDINTAGSVTVVKGAAALRYGGDAIGGVIVMEPNKVPAKDTLFGKTVVTGASNGRGGTVSSEIIKGYESGWFWKAQGTLKRFGDVEAPDYILSNTGIFERGGSLSFGNNKFTQGWDVYYSYYQNEIGVLAASHIGNADDLIESINSGEPSVIENFTYTIDNPKQDVTHHLGRLRYFKRFEKLGKWTTQYDFQHNQRFEFDIRQTEELRKIPSLDLELTTHTLTSDFVLDAKFDYNLDFGIVMRYQDNFADPSTRARRLIPDYDKYDAGLFISGKYDINDNVTIDAGVRYDYNQIDAKKFYIKTRWEERGYDQEFNDLIIADEGTQWLTNPKFDYHSISATTGFNYVFGDSYELRGNYALAQRAPNPSELFSDGLHHSASRIELGDLRIDQETSHKISFSFQKNDDNLSWEIAPYANFINDYILLEPTDVELSIRGAFPVWEYRQTNARLLGVDAKLTKRWFANWQTNHRFSLVKGKDTETEIPLINIPAANFSNSIVFQKEDWMGLVMSLESDYTFRQNEFPDNIIVFSPQEQEDVLLDINTPPGDYHLLHMNADISVPFFKQNELNIGMTVNNIANKKYRNYLNRQRYFADEVGRNFLLRLTFNY, from the coding sequence ATGAAACGAAACATATTATGTATTGTGTTTCTTCTAGTAGTTAATCACATATTCGCTCAGGATTGTACTAAAACGCTTTCTGGTCGTGTAATTGATTTTCACGATGGAGTTTCCCTAGAAGGAGCAACAATTACTTTTAATAATACAATAATTAAAACAGATAGTAACGGGATGTATAAAATTTCAGGGCTTTGTGCCACATCTTACGCTTTTACGATATCGCATGAGGATTGTAATTCTCAGGTCGTTACTATTGATATAAACGAAATTTCGAATAAAGATTTTTATTTAGAACACCATTTAAACGAATTGTTAGAAGTAAAGGTTTCTGGTAATAATAGAACTAAAACATCCTCTTCGCAAGAAGAAACTATTAACAAAGATGTTATTGAAAGATATAGTAGTGCAGCGTTAGGAGATGCACTAAGAGAGATTACAGGTGTTTCTTCTCTTAATACTGGCTCTACAATTGTAAAACCTATTATTCAAGGTTTAAGCGGAAGTAGAGTATTAATTATGAACAACGGTGTACGTATGCAAGATATGGAGTGGGGAGATGAGCATGCGCCTAATGTAGATATAAATACCGCTGGTAGTGTAACTGTTGTTAAAGGAGCTGCAGCACTACGATATGGTGGAGATGCTATTGGAGGAGTTATTGTTATGGAACCTAATAAGGTTCCAGCAAAAGATACATTGTTTGGAAAAACTGTTGTTACAGGAGCTTCTAATGGCCGAGGAGGAACGGTTTCTTCCGAAATAATAAAAGGATATGAATCTGGTTGGTTTTGGAAAGCTCAAGGAACATTAAAAAGATTTGGTGATGTAGAAGCACCTGATTATATCCTGTCTAATACTGGTATTTTTGAAAGAGGTGGATCCTTGTCCTTTGGAAATAATAAATTTACACAAGGTTGGGACGTTTATTATTCATACTACCAAAATGAAATAGGAGTTCTAGCTGCATCCCATATTGGAAATGCAGATGACCTTATTGAATCTATTAATAGTGGAGAACCATCTGTTATAGAAAATTTCACATATACTATCGATAATCCAAAACAAGATGTTACACATCATCTAGGTAGATTACGTTACTTTAAGAGATTCGAGAAATTAGGTAAATGGACTACTCAATACGATTTCCAACATAACCAACGTTTTGAGTTTGATATTAGACAAACAGAAGAATTAAGAAAAATTCCAAGTTTAGATTTGGAACTTACAACACATACACTGACTTCGGATTTTGTTCTAGATGCTAAATTTGATTATAATTTAGATTTTGGAATAGTAATGCGCTACCAGGATAATTTTGCTGACCCTAGTACAAGAGCAAGAAGATTGATTCCAGATTACGATAAATATGATGCAGGATTATTTATTTCTGGTAAATATGATATCAATGATAATGTAACAATTGATGCAGGTGTTCGATATGATTATAACCAAATTGATGCGAAGAAGTTTTATATAAAAACTAGATGGGAAGAACGAGGGTATGATCAAGAATTTAATGATCTTATTATTGCAGACGAAGGTACGCAATGGCTTACAAATCCTAAGTTTGACTATCATAGTATTTCGGCCACTACAGGATTTAATTATGTTTTCGGAGATAGTTATGAATTAAGAGGTAATTATGCATTAGCTCAGAGAGCGCCAAACCCTTCAGAATTATTTAGTGATGGTTTACACCATTCAGCATCTAGAATCGAACTTGGAGATCTAAGGATTGATCAAGAAACATCCCATAAAATTTCATTTTCTTTTCAGAAAAATGATGATAATTTGAGTTGGGAAATAGCGCCATATGCTAACTTTATTAATGATTATATACTATTAGAGCCTACGGATGTTGAACTTTCTATAAGAGGAGCATTCCCAGTTTGGGAATATCGACAAACTAATGCGAGATTATTAGGTGTCGATGCTAAACTTACTAAGAGATGGTTTGCCAATTGGCAAACTAATCATAGATTCTCATTGGTTAAAGGAAAAGATACTGAGACTGAAATACCTCTTATCAATATTCCTGCAGCTAATTTTAGCAATAGTATTGTTTTTCAAAAAGAAGATTGGATGGGCTTAGTGATGAGTCTTGAAAGCGATTATACTTTTAGACAAAATGAATTTCCTGATAATATCATTGTTTTTTCGCCTCAAGAACAAGAAGACGTTCTTTTAGATATTAATACGCCACCTGGTGATTATCATCTTTTACATATGAATGCAGATATTTCGGTTCCTTTTTTTAAACAAAATGAGTTGAATATTGGGATGACCGTTAATAATATTGCAAATAAAAAATATAGAAATTATTTGAACCGTCAACGCTATTTTGCAGATGAAGTGGGACGAAACTTTTTATTAAGATTAACTTTTAACTATTAA
- a CDS encoding alpha/beta hydrolase family protein: MITAKKNIIFKGEHNKPILTDVFYNNKNDEQPIVIFCHGYKGFKDWGPWDLVANTFAQAGFFFIKFNFSHNGGTIEQPMDFPDLDAFGANNYLIELDDLKCVLDRVVSVNFEYQQYVNPNNIVVIGHSRAGGITTIKASEDSRISKLITWAGVSDYESRFPKGATFQSWKDEGVFYVENGRTKQKMPHDFQFYTTFVENKERLTITKAAKNVKVPYLIIHGTEDPTVSMKEAEDLHSWNPNSELYLVSGADHVFGAKHPWEQDKMPEDLSMITKKSIEFGIL; the protein is encoded by the coding sequence ATGATTACGGCAAAAAAGAATATAATATTTAAGGGAGAGCATAATAAACCTATTTTAACGGATGTTTTTTATAACAATAAAAATGACGAACAACCTATCGTTATCTTTTGTCACGGATATAAAGGCTTTAAGGATTGGGGTCCTTGGGATTTGGTAGCCAACACTTTTGCACAAGCTGGTTTTTTCTTTATTAAGTTTAACTTTTCTCATAATGGCGGTACAATAGAACAACCAATGGATTTTCCTGATTTAGATGCTTTTGGAGCCAATAACTACTTGATAGAATTAGATGATCTAAAATGTGTTTTAGATAGGGTTGTTTCTGTAAATTTTGAATATCAACAATATGTAAATCCCAATAATATTGTTGTTATAGGTCATTCTCGTGCAGGCGGAATTACAACGATTAAAGCGTCTGAAGATTCAAGAATCTCTAAGCTTATTACCTGGGCAGGTGTGTCGGATTATGAAAGTAGATTTCCTAAAGGTGCTACATTTCAATCTTGGAAGGATGAAGGTGTGTTTTATGTAGAAAATGGAAGAACAAAACAGAAAATGCCTCATGATTTTCAATTTTATACCACTTTTGTCGAAAATAAAGAAAGACTCACTATTACTAAAGCTGCTAAGAATGTAAAAGTTCCTTATTTAATTATTCACGGTACAGAAGATCCAACGGTAAGCATGAAAGAAGCAGAAGATTTGCATAGTTGGAATCCAAATAGCGAACTGTATTTGGTTTCTGGAGCGGATCATGTTTTTGGAGCAAAACATCCTTGGGAGCAAGATAAGATGCCTGAAGATTTATCAATGATCACCAAAAAATCTATAGAATTTGGAATACTTTAA
- a CDS encoding PD-(D/E)XK nuclease family protein gives MDSFLKEVISEIQSKDHIVSELIFVLPSKRAGLFLKRELLKLYSDKTFFAPIIYSIEEFITELSGLRQIDTIQTLFDFYETYLNTHAHLEKESLEVFSSWAQTLVQDFNEIDRYCIDNDSFFSYLAGIQDLNHWYLQKEKTELIQKYISFWNNLSEYYNNFKTKLLDKKVGYQGLLYRKASENVTDYIEKNTKKHILVGFNALNNAEQIIFQSLLEAKVAEVYWDADTFFLENKYHEASLFIRDYKDNWEYYKDNSFKWIKDNFSSSKDIKQIGVPKNIGQAKLAGQILKSIPSKDLERTALVLADESLLLPVLNSLPDTIESLNITMGLPLKEVPVSSFFELLFSLHKATHHKGLYYKSVVEILNSQPAQWLLGSSANELISKISKENLVYVTVEKLQNETDNEKSEILKLLFAPWKNALNAIEQCRKIIQLLKNGLDKEKSPLELEYIYHFHLVFNRLLALCNSYQYVTTIASLYYLYRDIINAETLDFRGEPFRGLQLMGMLESRCLDFDTVILTSVNEGILPAGKSMNSFIPYDLKRAYSLPTYKEKDAIYTYHFYRLIQRAKTVYLIYNTEDDGVGGGEKSRFLYQLEIDKVDKHQLSKYIASSEIPKLNHKPIVISKETSIIDRIKELALNGLSPSALTAYIRNPIDFYYKYILGIKESDQVEETIAANTLGTVIHNTLEDLYKPLENKYVSVTDIQKMIAKIDEIIKYHFRKEYSKLDITQGKNLLIFEVAKRYIYNFLKSEEKLLTSGSQLKIIAIESNLKTELNIPELDFPVFIKGKVDRIDELDGELRIIDYKTGKVNKSDVILMDWEVITDDYKYSKVIQILAYAYMQHNEQPLSSSFQAGIISFKNLKEGFLKFGTKTSVRGKVDYEVTSDIFGEYLLQLKKLIVEISTLEIPFTEKEV, from the coding sequence GTGGATAGTTTTTTAAAAGAAGTCATATCAGAGATACAATCAAAAGATCACATTGTAAGTGAACTTATTTTTGTTCTTCCTAGTAAAAGAGCAGGACTTTTTCTCAAAAGAGAATTGCTTAAACTATACAGTGATAAAACCTTTTTTGCTCCTATAATATATAGCATAGAAGAGTTTATTACAGAATTATCTGGATTACGTCAGATCGATACAATCCAAACGTTATTTGATTTTTATGAAACGTATCTAAATACACATGCGCATTTAGAAAAGGAAAGTTTAGAAGTTTTCAGTAGCTGGGCCCAGACTCTGGTACAGGATTTTAATGAAATTGATAGATATTGTATTGATAACGATAGCTTTTTTTCTTACTTAGCGGGAATTCAGGATTTGAATCATTGGTATCTTCAGAAAGAAAAGACAGAATTGATACAGAAGTACATTAGTTTTTGGAATAATCTGTCTGAATATTATAATAATTTTAAAACCAAACTACTTGATAAGAAAGTAGGATATCAAGGTTTATTATATCGTAAAGCTTCAGAAAATGTAACTGATTATATTGAGAAGAATACTAAGAAGCATATTTTAGTTGGATTTAATGCATTAAACAATGCTGAGCAAATAATTTTTCAATCATTATTAGAAGCTAAGGTTGCTGAAGTATATTGGGATGCTGATACATTCTTTTTAGAAAATAAGTATCACGAAGCTTCCTTATTTATAAGAGATTATAAAGATAATTGGGAGTATTATAAGGATAACTCGTTTAAATGGATAAAGGATAATTTTTCTTCTTCAAAGGATATTAAGCAAATAGGTGTTCCTAAAAATATTGGCCAAGCTAAATTAGCGGGACAAATACTAAAATCCATTCCATCAAAGGATTTAGAACGAACGGCATTGGTATTGGCAGATGAATCTTTGTTATTACCTGTTCTTAATTCATTGCCAGACACGATTGAGTCTTTAAATATCACCATGGGATTACCACTTAAGGAAGTGCCTGTATCTTCATTTTTTGAATTGTTGTTTTCGCTTCATAAAGCTACTCATCATAAAGGGTTATATTATAAATCTGTGGTAGAGATTTTAAATAGTCAACCAGCACAATGGTTATTAGGCTCTTCTGCTAATGAATTAATCAGCAAGATTTCAAAAGAGAACTTAGTTTATGTTACCGTAGAAAAATTGCAAAATGAAACGGATAATGAGAAGAGTGAAATACTTAAGCTTTTATTTGCTCCTTGGAAGAATGCATTAAATGCAATTGAACAATGCAGAAAAATTATTCAACTATTGAAGAATGGTTTAGATAAAGAAAAATCTCCATTAGAATTAGAGTACATATATCATTTTCATCTTGTTTTTAATAGACTGTTAGCTTTGTGTAACAGTTATCAGTATGTCACAACGATAGCTTCTTTGTACTATTTGTATAGGGATATTATTAATGCAGAAACCTTAGATTTTAGAGGAGAACCTTTTAGAGGTCTACAATTGATGGGGATGTTAGAATCACGTTGTTTGGATTTTGATACAGTTATACTAACTTCGGTTAATGAGGGTATTCTTCCTGCAGGAAAAAGTATGAACTCTTTTATACCATATGATCTTAAGAGAGCATATAGCCTTCCGACATACAAAGAAAAGGATGCAATATATACGTATCACTTTTATCGTTTAATTCAAAGAGCCAAGACAGTATACCTTATTTATAACACCGAAGATGATGGTGTTGGTGGTGGAGAAAAAAGTAGATTCTTATATCAGCTTGAAATAGATAAGGTCGATAAGCATCAATTGTCTAAATATATAGCTTCTTCAGAAATACCTAAATTAAATCACAAACCTATCGTTATTTCAAAAGAGACATCCATTATTGATAGAATTAAGGAATTAGCTTTAAACGGATTATCTCCTTCAGCATTAACAGCTTATATTAGAAACCCAATTGATTTTTATTATAAATATATATTAGGGATCAAGGAAAGCGATCAAGTAGAAGAAACTATAGCAGCTAATACGCTGGGAACAGTCATTCATAATACATTAGAAGATTTATATAAACCTCTAGAAAATAAGTATGTTTCCGTTACAGATATTCAGAAAATGATAGCCAAGATTGATGAAATAATCAAGTATCATTTTCGTAAAGAGTATTCTAAATTGGATATTACTCAAGGTAAGAACCTGCTTATTTTTGAAGTTGCCAAAAGATATATTTATAATTTTCTAAAATCCGAAGAAAAACTTTTAACATCAGGATCACAGTTAAAAATTATAGCGATAGAAAGTAATTTAAAAACTGAATTGAATATACCTGAACTTGACTTTCCAGTATTTATAAAAGGAAAAGTGGATCGCATAGACGAACTAGACGGTGAGTTAAGAATTATTGATTATAAGACTGGTAAGGTTAACAAAAGTGATGTCATTTTAATGGATTGGGAAGTGATTACTGATGATTATAAGTATAGTAAAGTAATACAAATACTGGCATATGCATATATGCAGCATAATGAACAGCCACTATCTTCATCTTTTCAAGCAGGAATTATTTCTTTCAAAAATCTTAAAGAAGGGTTTTTGAAATTTGGGACTAAGACATCAGTAAGAGGAAAAGTTGATTACGAGGTTACCTCTGATATATTTGGTGAATATTTATTACAACTTAAAAAGTTGATTGTAGAAATTTCTACCTTAGAAATTCCATTTACAGAAAAAGAAGTTTAG
- a CDS encoding OmpA family protein, whose translation MKHLSRFLVASLLVLGFSTANAQDENNPWAVSIGVNAVDIFPTGGDLPIQGEIFDEFFNATDHWNILPSVSKLSVGRYIGDGFTFTVAGTVNKIDKLGETADGTQVSANDLSYYAADARISYSFKNVLKTKWFDPYLGVGGGYTWVDEIGAGTLNGSLGVNFWLTENLAFNLQSTYKHVFEDYEVSNYPPTHFQHSAGLTFAFGGKDTDGDGVFDKDDECIDVPGLAEFNGCPDTDGDGITDAKDDCPDVAGTAEFNGCADTDGDGIADPKDECPTVAGLANLNGCPDADGDGITDAKDGCPNEAGPAANNGCPYQDKDGDGVLDKDDNCPDVAGTVANNGCPEVTEEIQKTLNEYAAQVLFDSGKSTIKDQSTKVLNDIIGILKEYPTAKFVIEGHTDSQGREANNQKLSDSRANAVKTFLTSNGIDQFRLSAVGYGESRPVASNKTRAGRAQNRRVEINLVK comes from the coding sequence ATGAAACATCTTAGCAGATTTTTAGTGGCTTCGTTATTAGTACTTGGGTTTAGTACTGCGAATGCACAGGATGAAAACAACCCTTGGGCAGTATCGATTGGCGTTAATGCTGTTGATATTTTTCCTACCGGAGGAGATTTACCTATACAAGGAGAAATCTTTGACGAGTTTTTTAACGCTACGGACCACTGGAACATTCTTCCATCTGTATCTAAACTATCAGTTGGTAGATATATAGGAGACGGATTTACTTTTACTGTTGCTGGTACAGTTAACAAGATTGATAAATTAGGAGAAACCGCTGATGGAACTCAAGTTAGCGCTAATGACTTATCTTATTACGCAGCAGATGCAAGAATAAGTTATAGTTTTAAAAATGTTTTAAAAACTAAATGGTTTGATCCTTACCTAGGAGTAGGTGGTGGTTACACTTGGGTTGATGAAATTGGTGCAGGAACTTTAAATGGTTCTTTAGGTGTTAATTTTTGGTTAACTGAAAACTTAGCTTTTAACTTACAGAGTACTTACAAGCATGTATTCGAAGATTACGAGGTTAGTAACTATCCTCCAACTCACTTCCAACATTCTGCTGGACTTACTTTCGCTTTCGGAGGTAAAGATACTGATGGTGATGGTGTATTTGATAAAGACGATGAGTGTATCGACGTTCCTGGTTTAGCTGAATTTAACGGATGTCCTGATACTGATGGTGATGGAATCACTGATGCTAAAGATGACTGTCCAGATGTTGCTGGTACAGCTGAATTTAACGGATGTGCTGATACTGACGGTGACGGAATTGCTGATCCTAAAGATGAGTGTCCTACAGTTGCTGGTTTAGCTAACTTAAACGGATGTCCTGATGCTGATGGCGATGGAATCACTGATGCTAAAGATGGTTGTCCTAATGAAGCTGGTCCTGCTGCTAACAACGGATGTCCTTACCAAGATAAAGACGGTGACGGAGTATTAGACAAAGACGATAACTGTCCTGATGTTGCTGGTACTGTTGCTAACAATGGTTGTCCTGAAGTAACTGAAGAAATTCAGAAAACATTAAATGAGTATGCTGCTCAAGTATTATTTGATTCAGGTAAATCAACTATCAAAGATCAGTCTACTAAAGTATTAAACGATATTATTGGTATCCTTAAGGAGTATCCTACTGCTAAATTCGTTATCGAAGGGCACACAGATAGTCAAGGTAGAGAAGCTAACAACCAGAAATTATCTGACTCTAGAGCAAACGCTGTTAAGACATTCTTAACTAGTAATGGTATCGATCAGTTCAGATTATCTGCTGTTGGTTATGGAGAATCAAGACCAGTTGCATCTAATAAAACAAGAGCTGGTAGAGCACAAAACAGACGTGTAGAGATCAACTTAGTGAAGTAA